Proteins from a single region of Lasioglossum baleicum chromosome 1, iyLasBale1, whole genome shotgun sequence:
- the LOC143211024 gene encoding uncharacterized protein LOC143211024, whose amino-acid sequence MDGLLKKQAMLGTRISRIIDNFKKKGIANITRETVETRLDLLESYWLEFVSNDDKLHAQENDDLLQSLYVTNNIYDEVEEAYVTVKAELKRLLGPTTVQQVTISAPPQAKKLSLPKIALVPFNGDYTKWISFRDLFRSMVINNTTLTNVERLHYLKTNVTGDPADRLNNIPVTDDDFPRAWKLLEKEYENIPVLVDAQLSVLMALPTMKTESAAELKELLHGTQNAVEALAALKRPVEHWSDWLNYITVQRLDGETRLHWETTLEGKEELPTFSQLSDFLAGRLRSLTKSYLPACNLLTTAASSHLAAPSASADTRLPTSLAERRTPTTTAATRGTSLRPKVHAVTGTSGTSKCRLCEKDHFILFCPRFESLTPPERRKVVTEKKLCFNCLSNHQVRDCHSNKRCQTYVGKHHTALHVPIENPPSGGNRDSSSKTSSASNPVSKVVNCTRLNQTLVLGTAIVGIEVRPGERVFVRALIDPCAEVSLIKESIVQRFKIPRKQFNIPLTGVDTMRSRPRGRVNLTVSSRLDPTVSYSVDAVILARISSHEPPTIAGPSTWPHLGNLDLADPEFTSRQPIELLLGADIYALIIREGLRQGAAGCPVAQATTLGWIVTGPPSLPEDSPSNTRRLVLHCSVDDDISPLLQRFWSMDEVDPPPCSTELTADEDECEQTFVRTHTRDQTGRYIVRLPLKRDLSFLGDSRRTATNLLTKLERRFTTSTDFAERYRAFLDEYLELNHMELATGIRENSIKYYLPHHGVFRESSSTTKLRVVFNGSSKTTTGISLNDILHSGPNLLLEIPDLLLRWRCHPIVFAADMEKMYRQIWLADDDRDAQRILWRRDPNEEINEYRLRTVTYGLACAPYLAMRTIRQLSLDEESRFPLAATCLRSNVYMDDVLFGASTIEETLETQKQLIGALKAGGFTLRKWTANDPRLLDHLSPEHVASSSEHAFEKVFTLLGLRWQSAGDFFLFNLKPRDPQVTITKRQVLKEMASVYDPLGFLAPVIVTAKVFLQTLWLLKLDWDDPLPLAQTKYWASYSHSLAEISTVMMPRWMGISHKNVLEIHGFADASEKAYAGVVYFRTMATEARPLVRLVTAKTKIAPLQQLHDAKIYLWSDSTIVLSWLQGRPSRWKTFVANRVSEIQNLFPPDVWHHIRSKENPADPASRGLNGDSLVNNTLWWHGPSLLSTTTLEFKEYYPTVLDTEEERRPEKTVLNTTLAVATPTEPTDLLNRYSSFTRLLRSVAWCLRFIKCARRTSALKDTSLRTEELDNARLTISSLRGPLARLSPFLDERGILRVGGRLKHSLLDYDEKHPIIIPEKSHVTSLIINYFHERLLHGGTQITLYNLRRSYWIPRGRRAVRQQIHGCLKCWRWRAKTADQKMSDLPASRVTPTRPFYHTGVDYAGPFTTKFSPGRGARTCKSYVAVFVCLATRSVHLELVSDYSSDAFIAAYRRFVSRRGVCASIRSDCGTTFVGADKELRQMLNAANDEMKKTRQALAESGTNWIFNPPAAPHFGGIWEAAVKSVKYHLRRVIGETLLTFEEMSTLLTQIEACLNSRPITPLTDEPTDLTALTPAHFLIGSPLTAIPEPSLTDVRSSRLKRWQMIQQQRDHFWDRWSFEYLQTLQQRTKWTKEQPNLKPGDLCLILNEATPPTRWPLGRVEQVHAGADGLVRVVTVRTASSCNIQNIILKNLERKSIVQLTYIIKKCNNQTIILPSTLENKHCNTNTN is encoded by the exons ATGGATGGTCTACTGAAAAAGCAGGCAATGTTGGGAACGAGAATATCTCGTATCatcgataatttcaaaaaaaagGGAATTGCTAATATTACCCGGGAGACCGTAGAAACTAGATTGGACTTGCTGGAATCATACTGGTTGGAGTTTGTGTCCAACGACGACAAGCTTCACGCTCAAGAAAACGATGATCTTCTCCAATCCCTCTATGTTACGAACAACATCTACGACGAGGTTGAGGAAGCCTACGTTACTGTTAAGGCTGAGTTGAAGAGACTTCTGGGACCAACGACGGTTCAACAGGTCACCATTTCGGCTCCGCCACAAGCAAAAAAGCTATCCTTGCCAAAAATTGCCCTCGTACCCTTCAATGGCGACTACACGAAGTGGATCAGCTTCCGAGATCTTTTCCGATCTATGGTTATTAACAACACTACTCTAACCAATGTTGAACGTCTGCACTATTTGAAAACGAATGTTACGGGGGATCCTGCCGATCGCTTAAACAATATTCCTGTCACGGACGATGATTTTCCACGTGCCTGGAAGTTACTCGAGAAAGAGTATGAGAATATTCCAGTACTGGTCGACGCCCAACTCAGTGTTCTCATGGCGCTTCCTACCATGAAAACCGAATCTGCTGCGGAGCTCAAAGAACTACTCCATGGGACTCAAAACGCCGTTGAGGCTCTAGCTGCGCTCAAACGTCCAGTCGAACATTGGAGCGATTGGCTAAACTACATTACGGTACAACGTCTGGATGGAGAGACTAGACTTCATTGGGAAACAACGTTGGAGGGAAAAGAGGAGCTGCCGACCTTTTCCCAACTCTCTGACTTTCTTGCTGGCCGATTGCGATCTTTGACAAAAAGCTACTTGCCTGCTTGCAACCTTCTTACTACCGCTGCTTCATCGCACTTGGCTGCTCCGTCTGCATCTGCTGATACCAGGCTCCCCACTTCACTTGCTGAGAGGCGGACACCTACGACAACTGCTGCTACTCGCGGGACATCGCTTCGACCTAAGGTGCACGCCGTCACTGGAACATCCGGAACTTCGAAGTGCCGTCTTTGCGAAAAGGATCATTTTATTCTCTTCTGTCCTAGGTTTGAGAGCCTGACCCCCCCGGAGAGGAGAAAAGTGGTAACAGAAAAAAAACTATGTTTTAATTGTCTGTCAAATCACCAGGTACGCGATTGTCATTCCAACAAACGTTGTCAAACTTACGTCGGAAAGCACCATACTGCATTACATGTTCCCATCGAAAATCCTCCTTCAGGAGGAAATCGCGATTCTTCGTCCAAAACGTCCTCCGCGTCCAATCCTGTCTCAAAGGTGGTTAATTGTACTCGACTTAACCAAACTCTAGTTTTGGGTACTGCTATTGTTGGAATAGAGGTTCGTCCGGGCGAAAGAGTTTTTGTCCGCGCTTTAATCGATCCTTGTGCCGAAGTGTCCTTGATTAAGGAAAGCATCGTGCAACGCTTTAAAATTCCTCGCAAACAGTTCAATATACCACTGACTGGGGTAGATACTATGCGAAGTCGTCCTCGAGGAAGGGTGAATTTGACCGTGTCATCTCGCCTAGATCCCACGGTTTCATATTCAGTAGACGCTGTCATccttgctcgaatatcttctcacGAGCCTCCTACAATTGCCGGTCCGAGCACGTGGCCTCATCTAGGCAATCTAGATTTGGCTGACCCAGAATTCACTTCTCGACAACCCATCGAGCTCTTACTTGGAGCCGATATTTACGCTCTGATCATTCGCGAAGGTCTGCGTCAGGGTGCTGCGGGTTGTCCCGTCGCTCAAGCTACTACTTTAGGTTGGATTGTTACTGGTCCGCCGTCACTTCCCGAAGATTCTCCTTCTAACACCCGTCGTCTCGTCCTACATTGCTCGGTCGACGATGATATCAGCCCTCTTCTACAACGATTTTGGTCAATGGATGAAGTAGATCCTCCTCCCTGCTCTACTGAGCTGACCGCGGATGAAGACGAGTGCGAGCAAACTTTCGTTCGTACTCACACTCGAGACCAAACAGGCCGATACATTGTACGACTTCCGCTCAAGAGAGATCTGTCGTTTCTAGGCGATTCTCGACGAACAGCTACTAATTTACTGACGAAACTTGAGAGACGTTTTACTACCTCTACTGACTTTGCTGAAAGGTACCGCGCTTTCTTAGACGAGTATCTCGAACTCAATCACATGGAACTTGCTACTGGAATTCGAGAAAATTCTATCAAATACTATCTGCCGCATCACGGagtatttcgagagtcaagttcTACTACGAAACTCCGCGTCGTATTTAATGGTTCTAGTAAAACTACAACGGGAATCTCCCTAAACGACATTCTACATTCTGGACCGAATCTGTTGCTGGAAATTCCGGACCTTTTGCTACGCTGGCGTTGCCATCCAATAGTATTTGCCGCCGATATGGAAAAAATGTATCGGCAAATCTGGCTTGCTGACGACGATCGGGACGCTCAACGCATCTTGTGGCGACGCGATCCGAACGAGGAAATAAACGAGTATCGGCTTCGTACGGTCACTTATGGTTTAGCTTGCGCTCCCTATCTCGCCATGCGCACTATACGACAGCTAAGTCTCGACGAAGAAAGTCGTTTTCCGCTGGCCGCCACTTGTCTACGTTCGAATGTTTATATGGACGATGTGCTCTTCGGAGCATCTACTATTGAGGAAACTCTAGAAACTCAAAAACAATTAATTGGCGCCCTCAAGGCGGGCGGTTTCACTTTGAGGAAGTGGACTGCCAATGACCCAAGGTTGCTAGACCATCTGTCACCTGAGCACGTTGCTTCCTCAAGCGAACACGCCTTTGAAAAGGTCTTCACATTGCTGGGATTACGTTGGCAGTCAGCTGGGGACTTCTTCCTCTTCAACTTAAAACCTCGCGACCCCCAGGTCACTATCACTAAACGACAGGTGTTGAAGGAGATGGCCTCGGTCTACGATCCGCTAGGTTTCCTGGCTCCAGTTATTGTTACGGCAAAAGTATTCCTGCAAACTCTTTGGCTTCTAAAACTCGATTGGGatgatcccctccccctcgcgcAGACCAAATACTGGGCTTCCTATTCACATAGTCTCGCCGAGATTTCGACTGTCATGATGCCTCGCTGGATGGGTATCAGTCATAAAAACGTGCTCGAGATACACGGATTTGCGGATGCCTCGGAGAAAGCTTATGCCGGTGTTGTTTACTTTCGCACAATGGCAACCGAAGCTAGGCCGCTCGTGAGATTAGTCACGGCAAAAACGAAGATAGCCCCCCTCCAACAG TTGCACGACGCTAAAATATACCTTTGGTCGGACTCTACCATTGTACTTAGCTGGCTTCAAGGTCGACCTTCCAGATGGAAAACTTTTGTAGCTAATAGAGTTTCGGAAATCCAAAACCTCTTTCCTCCCGATGTTTGGCATCACATTCGCTCTAAAGAAAACCCCGCTGACCCCGCTTCTCGGGGTTTAAACGGTGACTCCCTGGTCAATAACACTCTCTGGTGGCATGGACCTTCCCTCCTCTCCACCACTACCCTTGAGTTCAAGGAATACTATCCGACAGTTTTGGACACGGAGGAGGAAAGACGCCCAGAAAAAACGGTACTTAATACCACTTTAGCTGTCGCGACTCCCACCGAACCGACGGATTTGCTCAATCGATACTCGTCCTTCACGCGCCTCTTGCGTTCCGTTGCTTGGTGTCTGCGTTTCATCAAATGCGCGCGAAGGACCTCCGCCTTAAAGGATACTTCTCTTCGTACCGAAGAACTTGACAACGCGAGACTTACTATC TCCTCTCTCCGGGGACCTCTCGCTCGACTCAGTCCATTTCTGGATGAGCGGGGTATTTTGCGTGTCGGCGGTCGACTGAAACATTCTCTACTGGATTATGATGAAAAACATCCGATCATAATTCCTGAAAAAAGCCATGTTACCTCGCTTATAATCAATTATTTCCACGAGAGATTGTTACATGGCGGTACTCAAATCACCCTGTACAATTTACGTCGGTCGTATTGGATCCCGCGCGGTCGTCGAGCGGTTCGACAACAAATACACGGATGTTTAAAATGCTGGAGATGGCGCGCGAAAACTGCCGATCAAAAAATGAGCGATCTACCCGCCTCGCGCGTGACACCTACTCGCCCTTTCTACCATACGGGCGTAGATTATGCTGGACCTTTTACTACTAAATTCTCTCCTGGACGTGGCGCCCGGACATGTAAGTCCTACGTTGCAGTTTTTGTATGCCTCGCAACCCGTTCGGTACATCTCGAGTTAGTCTCCGATTATTCTTCCGACGCTTTCATCGCTGCTTATCGTCGCTTTGTGTCGCGTCGGGGAGTCTGCGCCTCTATTCGTAGCGATTGCGGCACAACCTTTGTCGGTGCTGATAAAGAGTTGCGTCAAATGCTCAACGCAGCCAATGACGAGATGAAAAAAACTCGACAAGCGTTAGCTGAATCCGGGACTAACTGGATATTCAACCCTCCTGCTGCTCCGCATTTCGGAGGAATCTGGGAGGCAGCGGTCAAGTCGGTGAAGTACCATCTTCGTCGCGTAATAGGTGAGACTCTCCTCACTTTTGAGGAGATGTCGACTCTATTAACTCAAATAGAAGCTTGCTTAAACTCTAGACCAATCACTCCTTTAACTGATGAGCCTACCGATCTCACCGCCTTGACCCCAGCCCACTTTCTAATAGGCTCTCCCCTAACGGCTATTCCGGAACCATCGCTGACGGATGTTCGATCCTCGAGATTAAAACGTTGGCAAATGATTCAGCAACAACGAGATCACTTTTGGGATCGCTGGTCCTTCGAGTATTTGCAGACCTTGCAGCAAAGGACGAAATGGACGAAGGAGCAGCCTAACTTAAAGCCTGGGGACTTGTGCCTCATTCTAAATGAAGCTACTCCACCTACACGATGGCCGTTGGGGAGAGTCGAGCAAGTTCATGCCGGTGCCGATGGACTCGTCCGAGTCGTAACCGTGCGCACTGCCTCGTCT tgtaatataCAGAACATAATACTTAAAAATCTAGAACGGAAATCAATAGTACAACTTACTTACATAATCAAAAAATGCAATAATCAAACTATCATACTTCCCAGTACACTGGAAAACAAGCACTGTAATACCAATActaactag
- the LOC143211030 gene encoding uncharacterized protein LOC143211030, which produces MGSVPAESEKNHSLPTDLHNLKIEHVETATKETGENITENAMDGINKPEPLQLEGNLAENWRRFKRDFDLFMIVTGRRAKAKAVQAATLLNLVGSEALEVFETLGIPEEDKEDPEQIIAAFQNYVEPQRNETYERFLFNSRNRQEGETIEHYIADLKKLVKHCNYGALADSMIKDNIIYHMSDTGTQQKALRSQDLQLDVLIKMIKTHEITKSQTSELQGNNTQKINAIQNTSGRGGKDGQRGTRRERPAHRSRTGTPGRYRRRSTSREKKVFKCRRCNGTHGPRQCPAYGVRCEKCSKYNHTAQACRASECGRDRYTEEAYSDSESDFSISTLKINNVRCAAAQRKDWQEELEIKDSMRRFKIDTGADTNMIPYKMCCELGIEQAIKKQSITLEAYGGFKIAVLGTIRISCRYKRNNYTLKFTVIKGEVEPLIGLEACRELGIVNVVHKISEIDSKTEQFIKRNEDIFTGLEENFQERVTSKCKQIRGL; this is translated from the coding sequence ATGGGAAGTGTTCCTGCGGAAAGCGAGAAAAATCACTCGCTTccaacagacctacataacctcaaaattgaACACGTGGAGACCGCCACGAAAGAAACTGGTGAAAACATAACAGAAAACGCCATGGATGGGATCAACAAGCCTGAGCCACTCCAGTTAGAAGGAAATTTAGCAGAAAACTGGAGGAGATTCAAAAGAGATTTCGATCTCTTTATGATTGTCACGGGTAGGCGTGCAAAAGCCAAGGCAGTACAGGCAGCAACACTGCTCAATCTAGTAGGCAGTGAGGCATTAGAGGTTTTCGAAACCCTCGGCATACCAGAGGAAGATAAAGAGGACCCTGAACAAATCATAGCAGCTTTCCAGAACTACGTTGAGCCTCAAAGAAATGAAACATATGAAAGATTTCTATTTAACAGCAGAAATCGTCAAGAAGGTGAGACAATAGAACACTACATAGCCGACCTGAAGAAGCTAGTAAAACACTGCAATTACGGTGCACTGGCGGACTCGATGATAAAGGACAACATAATATATCATATGTCGGATACGGGGACGCAACAGAAAGCACTGAGAAGTCAGGATCTCCAACTTGAcgtattaataaaaatgattaaaacccATGAAATAACGAAAAGTCAAACAAGTGAGCTGCAGGGAAATAACACGCAAAAGATAAATGCGATACAAAACACCTCCGGTCGTGGTGGAAAGGATGGACAAAGAGGCACCAGAAGAGAGCGACCAGCCCACAGAAGCAGAACAGGGACACCAGGACGTTACAGGAGGAGAAGCACGTCAAGAGAGAAGAAAGTGTTCAAGTGCAGAAGGTGCAATGGAACGCATGGACCGAGACAGTGCCCAGCGTATGGTGTCAGGTGTGAAAAGTGCTCAAAATACAATCATACTGCACAGGCATGCAGAGCAAGTGAGTGCGGTAGAGACAGATACACAGAGGAAGCGTACAGTGACAGCGAAAGTGATTTTAGCATAAGTACactaaaaataaacaatgtaaGATGCGCAGCGGCGCAACGAAAAGACTGGCAAGAAGAATTAGAAATAAAAGACTCTATGCGTAGATTTAAGATAGACACAGGCGCTGACACAAATATGATACCATATAAGATGTGCTGCGAGTTAGGGATAGAACAGGCGATTAAAAAACAGAGCATAACGTTAGAAGCATATGGGGGATTTAAGATAGCTGTGTTAGGCACAATTAGAATAAGTTGTAGATATAAGAGAAATAATTATACACTAAAGTTCACTGTGATAAAAGGAGAAGTCGAGCCCCTGATAGGATTAGAAGCGTGCAGAGAGTTAGGGATAGTAAACGTAGTGCATAAGATAAGCGAAATAGATAGTAAAACAGAGcaatttataaaaagaaatgaaGACATATTCACAGGGTTAGAGGAGAATTTCCAGGAACGTGTGACATCAAAGTGCAAGCAGATAAGAGGCCTATAG